The Sulfitobacter donghicola DSW-25 = KCTC 12864 = JCM 14565 genome has a segment encoding these proteins:
- a CDS encoding ABC transporter ATP-binding protein, producing MEMKNITLRFGGVEAIKDISFDIREGEIRAIIGPNGAGKSSMLNVISGFYVPQEGSVWYRGAPRPAMKPFQVAQQGIARTFQNIALFEGMSVLDNVMTGRLTHMKSSMLAQTFWRGSAEKEEVENREIAEKIIDFLEIQAIRKTPVARLPYGLKKRVELARALAAEPSLLLLDEPMAGMNVEEKEDMSRFILDVNDEFGTTIALIEHDMGVVMDLSDRVVVMDYGKKIGDGTPDEVRNNQEVIDAYLGVAHD from the coding sequence ATGGAAATGAAGAACATCACCCTGAGGTTTGGTGGTGTAGAAGCGATCAAAGACATTTCGTTCGACATCCGTGAAGGTGAAATTCGCGCGATTATCGGGCCGAACGGCGCTGGTAAGTCTTCGATGCTGAATGTCATCTCGGGGTTTTATGTTCCGCAGGAAGGTTCGGTCTGGTACCGCGGTGCACCGCGCCCAGCGATGAAACCGTTTCAGGTGGCACAGCAAGGGATTGCGCGAACGTTCCAGAACATCGCCCTTTTTGAGGGGATGAGCGTTCTGGACAACGTGATGACTGGCCGTTTGACCCATATGAAAAGCAGCATGTTGGCGCAGACATTCTGGCGCGGTTCGGCCGAAAAAGAAGAGGTCGAAAACCGCGAAATCGCGGAAAAGATCATCGACTTCCTTGAGATTCAAGCGATCCGAAAGACGCCCGTTGCGCGCCTTCCTTATGGTTTGAAAAAACGGGTTGAGCTGGCGCGCGCATTAGCGGCCGAGCCTTCCTTGCTGCTGTTGGATGAACCGATGGCAGGCATGAACGTTGAGGAAAAAGAGGACATGAGCCGCTTTATTCTGGATGTGAACGATGAATTTGGCACCACAATCGCGCTGATCGAACACGACATGGGCGTTGTTATGGATCTAAGCGACCGCGTGGTTGTGATGGATTACGGCAAAAAGATTGGCGACGGTACTCCGGACGAAGTGCGCAACAACCAAGAGGTGATTGATGCGTATTTGGGTGTGGCACATGATTGA
- a CDS encoding branched-chain amino acid ABC transporter permease has translation MNEQLAFTIEVFLNGLMAGVLYALVALGFVLIYKASGIFNYAQGVMALFAAMTLVGIQNGQVPFAHLINAIFGTEVHKFGWHVHSFLAIALTVVVMIALAWAVQRFVFKHLVGQEPIILFMATIGLAYFLEGVADLMWGSELKALNVCAAEGACLPQGMNMWLEGTTYEAFGYGFFIDNLDIVASVIAILLVAGLVMFAQYTKQGRAMRAVADDHQAALSVGVSLNFIWVLVWSLAGFVALVAGIMWGAKSGVQFSLSLIALKALPVLMLGGFTSIPGAIVGGLIIGVGEKLFEFLIGAPFLGGATENWFAYMLALVFLVFRPQGLFGEKIIERV, from the coding sequence ATGAACGAGCAACTGGCTTTTACAATTGAGGTTTTCCTCAACGGATTGATGGCAGGGGTGCTTTACGCGCTTGTCGCACTTGGATTTGTCTTGATCTACAAGGCGTCCGGTATTTTCAACTATGCCCAAGGTGTTATGGCGCTTTTTGCGGCGATGACGCTGGTAGGCATTCAGAATGGGCAGGTGCCGTTTGCGCATTTGATTAACGCGATATTTGGCACAGAGGTGCACAAATTCGGATGGCACGTTCATTCGTTCCTCGCGATTGCTTTAACCGTGGTTGTGATGATTGCGTTGGCGTGGGCCGTGCAGCGGTTTGTTTTCAAGCATCTGGTTGGCCAAGAGCCGATCATCCTGTTCATGGCGACCATCGGTCTGGCATATTTCCTTGAAGGTGTTGCTGACCTGATGTGGGGTTCCGAGCTGAAGGCGCTGAATGTCTGTGCTGCTGAGGGCGCTTGTTTGCCACAGGGTATGAACATGTGGCTTGAGGGGACAACCTATGAGGCGTTCGGCTATGGGTTCTTCATCGACAACCTAGACATCGTGGCGAGTGTGATCGCGATCCTCTTGGTCGCTGGGCTGGTGATGTTCGCACAATACACCAAGCAAGGCCGCGCAATGCGTGCGGTTGCTGATGACCACCAAGCGGCCCTGTCCGTTGGTGTCTCGCTGAACTTTATCTGGGTTCTGGTTTGGTCGCTGGCGGGGTTCGTTGCCTTGGTTGCAGGGATCATGTGGGGCGCGAAATCGGGTGTTCAATTCTCGCTCTCGCTAATCGCTTTGAAAGCTCTGCCAGTTCTGATGTTGGGTGGGTTTACCTCGATCCCGGGTGCCATCGTGGGTGGACTGATCATCGGTGTGGGTGAGAAGTTGTTCGAATTCCTGATCGGTGCGCCATTCCTTGGCGGTGCGACAGAAAACTGGTTTGCTTATATGTTGGCGCTGGTCTTCCTCGTCTTCCGTCCACAGGGCCTATTCGGGGAGAAGATCATTGAGCGTGTTTAA